In one Magallana gigas chromosome 7, xbMagGiga1.1, whole genome shotgun sequence genomic region, the following are encoded:
- the LOC136269854 gene encoding heat shock 70 kDa protein 12A-like, whose translation MAGGTSSSEERLLVAAIDFGTAYSRYAFSFRSDYLLDPLKIEVNHWTGNGSQTMSPKAPSSVLLNPDKTFKSFGYTAEEEYSNLVETGQHQDWYFFKKIKMRLLYREKISRTDIIEDECGKPMLGLTIISMIIRYFKNDLFKRLEQRGMPLRDQDILWVLTVPAIWSDAAKQFTKEAAEKAGIKSDDVMLVSEPEAAALYCRFQNMKNISNAKDDSNLAKKTKMLVVDMGEGTTDISVIAIKGEKEIHIVERACGGAFGGVYINEKFIQWLEDVFGKEILKKFKTEHRSDYMLLIENFENKKRLIDPSTDKQICFQIPSSLKSMAENLWEYSIQDRFKQMEINAVQVKGRGKLFFPSSFLLENFINPIGKNVFEKLQHIISKHGDIDCVLAVGGLAQSLGVVSEIRKYVKDIPVYVPFDSSLAVVCGALLYGHENNIIKARVCPYSYGIQTMRPFIDGKDDETKKVIQEGKTWCKHSFRALYKAGDLVKLGDVSSYNLKESFEDENRKHKRFKPIRCVLFTSKEKNVRYVTDEGCKEHGTIDIDVPGDGFPIHYKCTVELEFAGTEIIARLKDEKGTKTIRLEFMT comes from the exons atggCTGGCGGTACTAGCTCCTCGGAAGAGAGGCTTCTTGTCGCTGCTATAGACTTTGGGACAGCATACAGTCGTTATGCCTTTTCTTTTCGAAGTGATTACCTACTTGATCCCTTAAAGATTGAAGTAAACCATTGGACCGGAAATGGATCCCAAACGATGTCACCAAAGGCTCCTTCATCTGTTCTCTTGAATCCTGACAAAACCTTTAAATCGTTTGGATATACGGCAGAGGAAGAATATTCAAATCTTGTCGAAACTGGGCAGCACCAAGATTGGTACTTCTTTAAGAAGATTAAAATGAGACTGCTCTATCGTGAG AAAATTTCTAGAACAGACATTATAGAAGATGAATGCGGTAAACCGATGCTAGGGCTAACCATTATCAGCATGATCATCCGATATTTTAAGAATGATTTATTCAAAAGATTGGAGCAGAGAGGAATGCCTTTAAGAGATCAAGACATCCTATGGGTGCTTACAGTTCCCGCCATTTGGTCGGATGCCGCTAAACAGTTTACAAAGGAAGCTGCAGAAAAG GCGGGAATAAAATCAGATGACGTCATGCTTGTATCTGAACCCGAAGCTGCAGCACTGTATTGCCgatttcaaaatatgaaaaatatttctaatgcgAAAGACGACAGCAATCTAGCGAAGAAAACGAAGATGTTGGTGGTTGATATGGGAG AGGGCACGACGGATATAAGTGTCATTGCGATCAAAGGTGAGAAAGAAATTCACATCGTAGAAAGAGCTTGTGGAGGCGCATTTGGCGGAGTCTACATCAACGAAAAATTTATACAGTGGCTGGAGGACGTGTttggaaaagaaattttaaagaaatttaaaacagaACATCGATCTGACTATATGTTgctgattgaaaattttgaaaacaaaaaacgtTTAATAGACCCTAGCACTGACAAACAGATATGTTTTCAGATTCCTTCATCTCTAAAATCAATGGCAGAAAATCTTTGGGAGTATTCTATCCAAGACCGGTTTAAACAAATGGAAATAAATGCCGTGCAGGTTAAAGGTCGCGGGAAATTATTCTTCCCATCTTCATTTTTGTTAGAAAATTTTATTAACCCGATtggtaaaaatgtttttgagaaACTGCAACATATTATCTCAAAACATGGAGATATCGACTGTGTGTTAGCTGTAGGAGGTTTGGCTCAGTCTCTTGGTGTTGTTTCTGAGATCCGGAAATACGTCAAAGACATACCTGTGTACGTTCCGTTCGATTCGTCTTTAGCAGTAGTCTGCGGTGCATTGTTGTATGGACATGAGAATAATATCATTAAGGCAAGAGTTTGTCCTTATTCTTATGGTATTCAAACGATGAGACCGTTTATAGATGGTAAAGATGATGAAACGAAAAAGGTTATTCAAGAAGGAAAAACGTGGTGTAAACACAGTTTTAGAGCTCTTTACAAAGCTGGAGATCTTGTGAAACTAGGTGACGTGTCTTCATACAATTTAAAAGAGTCGTTTGAAGATGAAAACAGAAAGCATAAGCGATTTAAACCAATACGGTGCGTTCTCTTTACGTCAAAGGAGAAAAATGTAAGATATGTCACCGACGAAGGATGCAAGGAACACGGAACAATCGACATTGACGTCCCAGGAGATGGATTTCCGATCCATTATAAATGTACTGTTGAACTTGAGTTTGCTGGAACCGAAATTATTGCTCGTTTAAAAGACGAAAAAGGGACCAAAACCATCAGGCTAGAATTTATGACTTAA